One Sphaerisporangium krabiense DNA segment encodes these proteins:
- the uvrB gene encoding excinuclease ABC subunit UvrB has protein sequence MRPVTDLQRKVAPFEVVTDMSPSGDQPTAIAELERRVKGGEKDNVLLGATGTGKTATVAWLIERLQRPALVMQPNKTLAAQFANELREMLPNNAVEYFVSYYDYYQPEAYVPQTDTYIEKDSSINDEVDRLRHSATNSLLTRRDTVVVASVSCIYGLGTPQEYVDRMVRLKVGQEIERDRLLRRLVDMQYSRNDLAFTRGTFRVRGDTIEVIPQYEELAVRIEMFGDEIEKLATLHPLTGEVITEDAELYIFPASHYVAGPERMERAIRDIEAELGATLARMEKQGKLLEAQRLRMRTTYDIEMMRQVGTCSGIENYSRHIDGREAGSAPNTLLDYFPEDFLLVLDESHQTVPQIGAMYEGDASRKRTLVEHGFRLPSAMDNRPLKWEEFLDRIGQTVYLSATPGPYELGRAKGEVVEQVIRPTGLVDPEVVVKPTKGQIDDLVHEIRERAEKDERVLVTTLTKKMAEDLTDYLLELGIRVRYLHSEVDTLRRIELLRELRMGEFDVLVGINLLREGLDLPEVSLVAILDADKEGFLRSETSLIQTIGRAARNVSGQVHMYADRVTPSMERAIDETNRRRTKQVAYNEANGIDPQPLRKKIADILDSLAREDADTDRLLGAGRQQSRGKAPVPGMAAARQAGQHAKAIAGEMPRAQLESLVQSLTEQMHTAAADLQFEVAARLRDEIKELKRELRDMQEAGVH, from the coding sequence GTGAGGCCGGTAACTGATTTGCAGCGCAAGGTGGCGCCCTTCGAGGTCGTCACCGACATGTCCCCGTCCGGTGACCAGCCGACGGCCATCGCCGAGCTGGAGCGCCGCGTGAAGGGCGGAGAGAAGGACAACGTCCTGCTCGGCGCCACGGGCACCGGCAAGACGGCGACCGTGGCCTGGCTCATCGAGCGGTTGCAGCGCCCGGCTCTGGTGATGCAGCCCAACAAGACCCTCGCCGCCCAGTTCGCCAACGAGCTGCGCGAGATGCTGCCCAACAACGCCGTCGAGTACTTCGTCTCCTACTACGACTACTACCAGCCCGAGGCGTACGTCCCGCAGACCGACACCTACATCGAGAAGGACTCCTCGATCAACGACGAGGTCGACCGTCTGCGCCACTCGGCGACCAACTCGCTGCTCACCCGCCGCGACACCGTCGTGGTCGCCTCCGTCTCGTGCATCTACGGCCTCGGCACCCCGCAGGAATACGTCGACCGCATGGTCCGCCTCAAGGTCGGCCAGGAGATCGAGCGCGACCGGCTCCTGCGCCGCCTCGTCGACATGCAGTACTCCCGCAACGATCTCGCGTTCACCCGCGGCACCTTCCGCGTGCGCGGCGACACGATCGAGGTCATCCCGCAGTACGAGGAGCTCGCCGTCCGCATCGAGATGTTCGGCGACGAGATCGAGAAGCTCGCCACCCTGCATCCCCTCACCGGCGAGGTCATCACCGAGGACGCCGAGCTGTACATCTTCCCGGCCTCCCACTACGTCGCCGGCCCCGAGCGCATGGAGCGCGCGATCCGCGACATCGAGGCCGAGCTCGGCGCCACCCTGGCCCGCATGGAGAAGCAGGGCAAGCTGCTGGAGGCCCAGCGGCTGCGCATGCGCACCACCTACGACATCGAGATGATGCGCCAGGTCGGCACCTGCTCCGGCATCGAGAACTACTCGCGCCACATCGACGGCCGCGAGGCCGGTTCCGCGCCCAACACCCTGCTCGACTACTTCCCCGAGGACTTCCTGCTCGTCCTGGACGAGTCCCACCAGACCGTCCCCCAGATCGGCGCGATGTACGAGGGCGACGCCTCGCGTAAGCGCACGCTGGTCGAGCACGGCTTCCGCCTGCCCTCCGCCATGGACAACCGGCCGCTCAAGTGGGAGGAGTTCCTCGACCGCATCGGCCAGACCGTCTACCTCTCGGCGACCCCCGGGCCCTACGAGCTGGGCCGGGCCAAGGGCGAGGTGGTCGAGCAGGTCATCCGCCCGACCGGCCTGGTCGACCCCGAGGTCGTCGTCAAGCCGACCAAGGGGCAGATCGACGACCTGGTCCACGAGATCCGCGAGCGTGCGGAGAAGGACGAGCGCGTCCTGGTGACCACCCTCACCAAGAAGATGGCGGAGGATCTCACCGACTACCTGCTGGAGCTCGGCATCCGCGTCCGCTACCTTCACAGCGAGGTCGACACGCTGCGCCGCATCGAGCTGCTCCGCGAGCTGCGCATGGGCGAGTTCGACGTCCTGGTCGGCATCAACCTGCTCCGCGAGGGCCTCGACCTGCCCGAGGTGTCGCTGGTGGCCATCCTCGACGCCGACAAGGAGGGCTTCCTGCGCAGCGAGACCTCCCTGATCCAGACCATCGGCCGCGCGGCCCGCAACGTCTCCGGCCAGGTCCACATGTACGCCGACCGCGTCACCCCGTCCATGGAGCGCGCGATCGACGAGACCAACCGCCGCAGGACCAAGCAGGTCGCGTACAACGAGGCCAACGGCATCGATCCCCAGCCGCTGCGCAAGAAGATCGCCGACATCCTCGACTCGCTGGCCAGGGAGGACGCCGACACCGACCGCCTGCTCGGCGCCGGCCGCCAGCAGAGCCGCGGCAAGGCGCCGGTCCCCGGCATGGCCGCCGCCCGCCAGGCCGGCCAGCACGCCAAGGCCATCGCGGGCGAGATGCCCCGCGCCCAGCTCGAGTCGCTGGTCCAGTCGCTCACCGAACAGATGCACACCGCCGCCGCCGACCTCCAGTTCGAGGTCGCCGCCCGCCTCCGCGACGAGATCAAGGAACTCAAGAGAGAACTCAGAGACATGCAGGAGGCCGGCGTCCACTAG
- a CDS encoding MarR family winged helix-turn-helix transcriptional regulator → MSQDWPWLVEEASLVLVEVTLDAVAEMGDLSLTQLRALLAVDRHGPLNLSSLATRLNMSLSAAGRMVDRLDGLGLLQRFPAPHSRREIRIDTTSDGREVLERLRSARRRRIGTVLERLTPDARTQLTHVLQEFTAADASRDHDDLTL, encoded by the coding sequence ATGTCGCAAGACTGGCCGTGGCTGGTGGAGGAGGCGTCCCTGGTGCTGGTCGAGGTGACGCTCGACGCGGTCGCCGAAATGGGAGATCTGTCGTTGACCCAGCTCAGAGCCCTCCTGGCCGTCGATCGGCACGGGCCACTGAACCTGAGCTCCCTGGCGACCCGGCTGAACATGTCGCTGTCGGCGGCCGGCCGAATGGTGGACCGTCTCGACGGCTTGGGCCTTTTGCAGCGCTTCCCCGCCCCGCACAGCAGGCGCGAGATCCGCATCGACACCACCTCGGACGGACGTGAGGTCCTGGAACGGCTGCGCTCAGCACGCCGGCGACGCATCGGCACGGTACTCGAACGCCTCACCCCCGACGCCCGCACACAACTCACCCACGTCCTCCAGGAGTTCACCGCCGCAGACGCGTCCCGAGACCACGACGACCTCACCCTGTAG